From the genome of Gemmatimonas phototrophica, one region includes:
- a CDS encoding NAD(P)H-dependent flavin oxidoreductase: protein MTSLTPPPSLTDTPLTRHAHISVPLICGPMYPCSNVELVAAVSKAGGLGVVQPISLMYVHGFDLRDGLRRINALSGGAPIGFNALIEASSKTYHNRMVRWVETALEEGVRFFLTSLGNPRWVCERVHAAGGVVYHDVTEKKWALKGRDGGVDGLVAVNREAGGHTGSRDARALLDEVADLGLPVVAAGGVGSPAQFRLLLEMGYAGVQLGTRFIATTECNSDQRYKEAIVKATSSDVVLTERLTGVPVSVLRTPYVQRLGTSIGPVARLLFKGRKTKHWMRTWYALRSLRQLKRSSVDGANGDYWQAGRSVDAIHDIRPASEIVAQFAAALAPSPLG, encoded by the coding sequence ATGACGAGCCTGACGCCCCCACCATCGTTGACCGACACGCCGCTCACCCGGCACGCCCACATTTCGGTGCCCCTCATTTGCGGGCCCATGTATCCGTGCAGCAACGTCGAGTTGGTGGCGGCGGTGAGCAAAGCCGGCGGCCTGGGAGTCGTGCAGCCCATTTCGCTCATGTATGTGCATGGCTTCGATCTGCGTGACGGCCTGCGCCGCATCAACGCATTAAGCGGTGGGGCACCCATTGGCTTCAACGCCCTCATCGAAGCCTCCAGCAAGACGTATCACAATCGCATGGTGCGCTGGGTGGAGACGGCACTGGAAGAGGGCGTGCGATTCTTTCTGACCTCCCTCGGCAACCCGCGATGGGTGTGCGAACGTGTACACGCGGCGGGAGGCGTGGTGTACCACGACGTCACCGAGAAGAAGTGGGCGCTGAAGGGACGCGATGGCGGTGTGGACGGGCTGGTGGCGGTGAACCGCGAAGCGGGCGGGCACACGGGCTCGCGCGATGCCCGGGCGTTGCTGGATGAAGTGGCCGATCTCGGATTGCCCGTAGTCGCGGCGGGTGGCGTGGGCTCCCCCGCACAATTCCGGCTGCTGCTCGAGATGGGGTATGCGGGGGTGCAGCTGGGCACACGCTTCATTGCCACGACCGAATGCAATTCGGACCAGCGCTATAAGGAGGCCATCGTGAAGGCCACCAGCAGCGATGTCGTGCTCACCGAACGCCTCACCGGCGTGCCGGTCTCGGTGCTCCGCACCCCCTACGTGCAGCGACTGGGCACCAGTATTGGTCCCGTCGCCCGGCTGCTGTTCAAGGGGCGCAAGACAAAACACTGGATGCGCACCTGGTACGCGTTGCGGTCTCTGCGCCAGTTGAAGCGCTCGAGTGTGGACGGCGCCAATGGAGACTACTGGCAAGCGGGACGCAGTGTGGACGCCATTCATGACATCCGTCCGGCCAGTGAGATTGTCGCACAATTTGCCGCCGCACTTGCGCCATCCCCTCTCGGATAA
- a CDS encoding hotdog fold domain-containing protein codes for MSRANPSPGRQLLANWKRLAPLPFGKRIFSWAVGQTAPYTGSVRGVYTDVRPGYARVELADRRAVRNHLASIHAVALVNLAEMTSGVALMTALPPGARGIVTGLSIAYLKKARGRLVCETHADVPAAVSDHLTHDVQATITDAQGDIVAQATVHWRLSPPPV; via the coding sequence GTGTCTCGCGCTAATCCTTCCCCTGGTCGCCAGTTGCTTGCCAACTGGAAACGCCTTGCCCCTCTGCCCTTCGGCAAGCGGATCTTCAGCTGGGCGGTAGGGCAGACTGCACCGTATACCGGTTCGGTGCGAGGAGTGTATACCGACGTCCGCCCCGGATATGCCCGGGTGGAACTGGCGGATCGGCGGGCAGTCCGTAACCACCTTGCATCGATTCACGCTGTCGCGCTGGTGAATCTGGCCGAAATGACCAGCGGCGTGGCGCTCATGACGGCGCTTCCGCCGGGCGCCCGCGGTATCGTGACGGGGCTGTCTATTGCGTATCTCAAGAAGGCACGCGGTCGGCTGGTGTGCGAAACGCACGCCGACGTGCCGGCTGCGGTATCGGATCACCTGACGCACGATGTGCAGGCCACCATTACCGATGCACAGGGCGATATCGTGGCACAGGCCACGGTGCATTGGCGCCTGTCTCCTCCACCGGTCTGA
- a CDS encoding glycosyltransferase, translating into MTMVDVARGVGIVLLAIQVWLLLVLLVRLMPGYSRRPPIAPRTTPRTDTTVTVMVTTLNEVNRVAPCLEGLMQQQAPLLEVLVVDSRSTDGTRELVQAFADRDPRIRLVTDEPLPPGWVGKVWALENGLREAKGDWVLGIDADTVPAPGLVGAVVDAVEQDRYDVASFSPQFRDQTAAERFVQPAMLCTLVYRCGAAGATQPPPDRVLANGQCFIARRDLLLKHGGYSCAKTSWCDDVTLARHLAANGARVGFLDGSNIIQVRSYASLGEMWREWGRSFDLKDATPMWRRWLDVALVWAVQGLPLPILLVLGALIATGVVNPMTSPNAMLWQALLLVNGSALFIRLFMLVALSGSYAERGLSFWLSWLSDLAAAWRLTLSTAKRPKAWRGRSFERLAAS; encoded by the coding sequence ATGACTATGGTGGACGTGGCCCGCGGCGTGGGTATCGTGCTCCTGGCCATTCAGGTGTGGCTGCTGCTGGTCCTGCTCGTTCGGCTCATGCCGGGCTATTCGCGTCGGCCGCCCATTGCCCCCCGTACCACGCCGCGGACGGATACCACCGTCACCGTTATGGTGACCACGCTGAATGAAGTGAACCGCGTGGCGCCGTGTCTGGAGGGGCTCATGCAGCAGCAGGCTCCGTTACTGGAGGTGCTGGTGGTGGACAGCCGGTCTACTGATGGGACACGGGAACTGGTGCAGGCATTTGCCGACCGTGACCCGCGCATCCGGCTGGTGACCGATGAACCGCTCCCGCCAGGGTGGGTGGGGAAGGTGTGGGCGCTGGAGAACGGCCTGCGAGAAGCCAAAGGCGACTGGGTGCTGGGCATCGATGCCGACACCGTGCCGGCGCCGGGACTCGTGGGCGCCGTGGTCGACGCCGTAGAGCAGGATCGCTACGATGTGGCCAGCTTCTCTCCGCAATTCCGCGATCAAACGGCCGCCGAACGTTTCGTGCAGCCAGCCATGTTGTGTACGCTTGTGTATCGCTGTGGGGCGGCCGGGGCCACGCAGCCGCCACCAGACCGGGTGCTGGCCAACGGTCAGTGCTTCATTGCGCGACGAGACTTGCTGCTCAAGCATGGCGGCTATTCGTGCGCCAAAACGTCTTGGTGCGACGACGTCACACTGGCGCGGCACTTGGCGGCCAACGGCGCCCGCGTGGGCTTTCTCGATGGCTCCAACATCATTCAAGTGCGCTCGTACGCGTCGCTCGGCGAAATGTGGCGCGAGTGGGGACGCAGCTTCGACTTGAAGGACGCCACTCCCATGTGGCGTCGCTGGCTCGATGTGGCACTGGTATGGGCGGTGCAGGGCTTGCCGCTGCCGATTTTACTGGTATTGGGGGCCCTCATCGCCACTGGTGTGGTCAATCCCATGACGTCGCCCAACGCTATGCTCTGGCAGGCGTTACTCCTTGTGAACGGATCCGCGTTGTTTATCCGCCTGTTCATGCTGGTCGCGCTGAGCGGCTCGTATGCCGAACGCGGTCTGAGTTTCTGGCTGTCGTGGCTTTCCGATCTGGCCGCGGCTTGGCGGTTGACGCTCAGTACCGCGAAACGCCCGAAGGCTTGGCGTGGCCGGTCGTTTGAACGTCTTGCCGCGTCGTGA
- a CDS encoding RrF2 family transcriptional regulator — protein sequence MRLTRFTDNALRCLIVLGLEPEQCITVQTVAERMNMSYEHLVKIVQRLAELGYVETVRGRNGGVRLLRPAHEIFIGKLVRETEENLTLVECFDPISNTCPIAPVCALSGVLDQALQAFLAVLEDKTLADALGPREQLVPLLRQNAENRKAQQPVA from the coding sequence ATGAGACTCACGAGATTCACCGACAACGCGTTGCGCTGCCTGATCGTGCTCGGCCTGGAGCCCGAACAGTGCATTACGGTGCAGACCGTTGCCGAGCGCATGAACATGTCGTACGAGCACTTGGTCAAAATCGTGCAACGGCTGGCCGAACTCGGCTACGTCGAAACCGTACGCGGGCGAAATGGTGGTGTCCGTCTGCTTCGACCGGCGCACGAGATCTTTATCGGGAAGCTGGTCAGGGAAACCGAAGAGAACCTTACGCTGGTGGAATGCTTCGATCCGATCAGCAACACCTGCCCCATCGCGCCGGTCTGTGCGCTGTCGGGGGTTCTTGACCAGGCCCTGCAGGCCTTTCTGGCTGTCCTCGAAGACAAGACCTTGGCTGATGCACTTGGACCGCGGGAACAGCTCGTGCCGCTGTTGCGCCAAAACGCGGAAAATCGGAAGGCACAGCAACCTGTCGCTTAG
- a CDS encoding type 1 glutamine amidotransferase domain-containing protein, with product MNSKQIVPVLVGPEYEDLEVWYPKLRLEEAGFQSPLLGTGAPSYTGKHGYPCPVDGHVRDLDATVLAGIVAPGGWAPDKLRRDPDVLSLVRSVYAQGGLVASICHGPWILISAGIVRGHRMTGSLGIKDDLENAGAIWVDAPAVTDGRIVSARVPKDLPAFMQQVLAALPAPA from the coding sequence ATGAACTCAAAACAGATCGTTCCGGTTCTCGTGGGTCCGGAATACGAAGACCTGGAAGTGTGGTATCCCAAGTTGCGGCTCGAGGAAGCGGGCTTTCAGTCGCCCCTCCTCGGTACCGGGGCGCCGTCGTACACCGGGAAGCACGGGTACCCCTGCCCGGTCGACGGGCATGTGCGCGACCTCGATGCGACCGTTCTGGCCGGTATTGTTGCACCGGGAGGATGGGCGCCCGACAAATTGCGTCGGGATCCGGACGTGCTGTCGCTGGTCAGGAGCGTCTATGCGCAGGGCGGCCTGGTGGCCAGTATCTGCCATGGCCCCTGGATCCTCATCTCGGCGGGGATCGTGCGAGGCCATCGCATGACCGGCTCATTGGGCATCAAGGACGATCTGGAAAATGCCGGCGCCATTTGGGTGGATGCCCCGGCGGTGACCGACGGCCGTATTGTGTCGGCACGCGTGCCGAAGGACCTGCCTGCCTTCATGCAACAGGTGCTTGCGGCCCTTCCGGCGCCGGCCTGA
- a CDS encoding P-II family nitrogen regulator — protein sequence MKLIVAVIRPEKLADVKRALFQVGVTGMTLSRVSGHGGERDVVQQYRGESVVLEFHEKVRIEMACSEEYVERTIQAICDGARTGDVGDGKIFVLPLDHTVRIRTGERDNNALTAVNADEVMRQTQLEMRVPTRGDY from the coding sequence ATGAAGCTCATTGTTGCCGTGATCCGGCCGGAAAAACTGGCGGATGTCAAACGTGCCCTGTTTCAGGTGGGCGTCACCGGCATGACGCTCTCGCGTGTCAGTGGACACGGCGGTGAGCGTGATGTGGTGCAGCAGTATCGCGGCGAGTCCGTGGTGTTGGAGTTTCACGAAAAAGTCCGCATCGAAATGGCCTGCTCCGAGGAGTATGTGGAGCGCACGATCCAGGCCATCTGCGACGGCGCCCGCACCGGCGACGTGGGCGATGGAAAGATCTTCGTGCTGCCGCTCGACCATACCGTCCGCATCCGGACCGGCGAGCGGGACAACAATGCCCTGACGGCGGTCAACGCCGATGAGGTTATGCGCCAGACGCAACTCGAAATGCGTGTGCCCACACGGGGAGACTACTGA
- a CDS encoding ammonium transporter, with product MPFGSLSALPLLASVQEPVASTVSAGDTAWVLISTALVLLMVPGLAFFYGGLVRTKSALNTMLMSLGALGVVTVQWVLFGYSLAFGPGTSWIGGFEWIGFMGVTGAPNPTYSPLLPHLLFAAFQAMFAGITVALFSGAIIDRMRFVAYLTFGVLWTTIIYDPLAHWVWGDGGWLRQLGALDFAGGTVVHISAGTTAVVLALFLGPRRDFKRIPNVPHNVPFALLGAGLLWFGWFGFNAGSALAADGIAANALVTTHSAAAAGMITWLVLELVKGKRATAVGAATGAVVGLVAITPAAGFVTPLSALAMGALAAPFSFFALHYRPKTRLDDTLDVFACHGVAGIMGAVLTGVFASKTVNPLGADGLLHGNASLIGVQVLAVVATIAFAAIASTGILFAMQAVMPLRVTVDVEVQGIDISEHGEEAYHGGDLSDLTGRKTALGDAVVLSASELSGMPRVA from the coding sequence ATGCCCTTTGGGAGCTTGTCGGCACTGCCGCTGCTGGCGTCAGTGCAGGAACCGGTCGCGTCCACCGTATCGGCCGGTGATACCGCCTGGGTCCTCATAAGCACCGCGCTGGTCCTGCTTATGGTGCCCGGCCTCGCGTTCTTTTACGGCGGACTGGTTCGCACCAAGAGTGCGCTCAACACGATGCTCATGAGCCTGGGGGCGCTGGGAGTCGTGACGGTACAGTGGGTCCTCTTTGGCTACAGTTTGGCCTTCGGGCCGGGAACGTCGTGGATTGGCGGCTTCGAATGGATTGGGTTCATGGGCGTAACCGGGGCCCCCAATCCCACCTATTCGCCGCTGCTGCCACACCTCTTGTTCGCGGCGTTTCAGGCCATGTTTGCCGGTATCACGGTGGCGCTTTTTTCGGGAGCCATCATCGATCGCATGCGCTTCGTGGCCTATTTGACGTTCGGCGTGCTGTGGACCACGATCATTTATGACCCGCTCGCTCATTGGGTGTGGGGCGACGGCGGTTGGCTGCGTCAGCTCGGCGCGCTCGACTTCGCCGGCGGCACCGTGGTGCATATCTCCGCCGGTACCACGGCCGTCGTGCTCGCGCTGTTCCTCGGCCCCCGTCGGGACTTCAAGCGCATTCCCAATGTGCCCCATAACGTGCCGTTCGCGCTCCTCGGCGCGGGATTGCTGTGGTTCGGCTGGTTCGGTTTCAACGCCGGATCGGCGCTGGCAGCTGACGGCATTGCGGCCAATGCGCTGGTCACCACGCATTCCGCGGCCGCGGCCGGCATGATTACGTGGCTGGTGCTGGAATTGGTGAAAGGAAAGCGCGCCACCGCCGTGGGCGCCGCAACCGGTGCCGTGGTGGGACTGGTCGCCATTACCCCCGCCGCTGGCTTTGTCACGCCGCTTTCTGCGCTCGCCATGGGCGCACTCGCCGCGCCGTTCTCGTTCTTCGCGCTGCATTACCGCCCCAAGACGCGGCTCGATGACACGCTGGACGTCTTCGCCTGCCACGGCGTAGCGGGCATCATGGGCGCCGTCCTCACCGGGGTCTTCGCCAGTAAAACGGTGAATCCCCTTGGCGCCGACGGCCTGCTGCATGGCAATGCGTCGCTGATCGGGGTGCAGGTGCTCGCCGTTGTGGCCACCATCGCGTTCGCCGCCATTGCCAGCACCGGCATCCTGTTCGCCATGCAGGCGGTGATGCCGCTGCGCGTGACGGTCGATGTGGAAGTGCAGGGCATCGATATCTCCGAGCACGGCGAAGAAGCCTACCACGGTGGCGATCTTTCCGATCTCACCGGGCGCAAAACCGCCCTCGGCGATGCCGTGGTGCTCTCGGCCTCGGAGCTTTCTGGTATGCCGCGCGTGGCGTAG
- the tilS gene encoding tRNA lysidine(34) synthetase TilS, whose amino-acid sequence MDRLPPEFPTDDIAPGDLLRAVLDVALQGVDGPLVLAVSGGRDSMALLHAMARWAPGRIAAVATFDHATGSYATEAASLVAAQARRLGLTVVRERARATGRSEAAWRDARWSFLRRVARGFKARVVTAHTRDDQLETIVMRALRSSGARGLAALAAPTSVLRPWLGVSRAELARWVESEGLSYLEDPMNASRDFLRGRVRHELLPAIAQAAPAFAEAMLAIGERAAQWRRDVERHLDSCGVSLNADGTRLTVPTRVLEQTTAEGQAVLWPALCARVGVTLNANGTREAVRFTMSRRSGAHISLAGGATIARRRDARGELFEVRRDAPHHATWTVYDGSSDALPPRFGRWRFRRLGVEPLAKDAWCIGLPAATPVVVRPWKEGDRIRTAGAPAGRRVTRYFTESRVPVLDRPFWPVLLVEGEPLWIPGVCRGLAAPSRPGRPELIWYRCEREFD is encoded by the coding sequence ATGGATCGGCTGCCCCCGGAGTTCCCCACCGACGACATCGCCCCCGGCGACCTGCTGCGCGCCGTACTGGACGTGGCGCTGCAGGGGGTGGATGGCCCGCTCGTGCTGGCCGTCTCCGGCGGACGGGACTCCATGGCCTTGCTGCACGCCATGGCACGCTGGGCGCCCGGGCGCATCGCGGCGGTCGCCACCTTCGATCATGCCACTGGCAGCTACGCCACCGAGGCCGCCAGTCTGGTGGCGGCCCAGGCCCGCCGGCTGGGACTGACCGTGGTGCGGGAACGGGCCCGCGCCACCGGGCGCAGCGAGGCTGCCTGGCGAGACGCCCGTTGGAGCTTCTTGCGCCGGGTGGCTCGCGGCTTCAAGGCCCGGGTGGTTACCGCCCACACGCGTGACGACCAGCTGGAAACCATTGTCATGCGCGCGCTGCGCTCGAGCGGGGCCCGGGGGCTGGCGGCGCTGGCCGCCCCCACCTCGGTGCTGCGTCCCTGGTTGGGCGTGTCGCGGGCCGAACTGGCGCGGTGGGTGGAGAGCGAGGGGCTTTCCTATCTCGAAGACCCCATGAATGCCTCCCGCGACTTCCTGCGCGGGCGGGTCCGGCACGAACTGCTGCCGGCCATTGCCCAGGCCGCGCCGGCATTTGCCGAGGCCATGCTGGCCATCGGGGAGCGAGCGGCCCAGTGGCGGCGGGACGTTGAACGCCATTTGGACAGCTGCGGCGTGTCCCTGAACGCCGATGGCACCCGACTCACCGTCCCCACGCGGGTGCTGGAACAGACGACCGCCGAAGGACAGGCGGTCTTGTGGCCGGCGCTCTGTGCCCGGGTGGGCGTCACGCTCAACGCCAACGGAACCCGGGAAGCGGTCCGGTTTACCATGTCGCGGCGAAGTGGTGCCCATATCAGTCTGGCTGGTGGGGCCACCATCGCTCGGCGCCGCGACGCACGTGGTGAACTGTTCGAGGTGCGTCGGGATGCGCCGCACCACGCGACCTGGACGGTGTACGACGGATCGTCCGATGCGCTGCCACCCCGGTTCGGGCGGTGGCGTTTTCGACGTCTCGGCGTGGAGCCTCTGGCCAAGGATGCCTGGTGCATCGGGTTGCCCGCGGCCACACCGGTCGTCGTCCGGCCATGGAAGGAGGGCGATCGCATCAGAACGGCGGGGGCACCAGCAGGGAGGCGCGTGACTCGGTATTTTACGGAGTCCCGGGTTCCCGTCCTGGATCGCCCCTTCTGGCCGGTGCTGCTGGTGGAGGGGGAGCCCCTGTGGATCCCAGGAGTTTGCCGCGGTCTTGCGGCGCCGTCCCGGCCCGGAAGGCCGGAACTGATTTGGTACCGGTGTGAGCGCGAGTTTGACTGA
- the hpt gene encoding hypoxanthine phosphoribosyltransferase translates to MTESSSPSVDPRLDGRAVKRIVYDAAAIEQRVQELGADITAAYPDGDLLVLGLLKGSFIFLSDLVRHVARPLQVDFLVASSYGDAMESSGVVRLLYDPETELEGKHILLVEDIVDSGRTLNRLIELLGERKPRSLEICTLLHKHIATELHHPTRFIGFDAPHEFLVGYGLDHAENFRHLPYVASLQ, encoded by the coding sequence TTGACTGAGAGTTCCAGCCCTTCTGTTGATCCCCGTCTGGACGGCCGAGCCGTCAAGCGCATCGTCTACGACGCTGCCGCCATTGAGCAGCGCGTGCAGGAACTGGGGGCGGACATCACGGCGGCCTACCCCGATGGGGACTTGCTGGTGCTTGGGCTGCTCAAGGGCAGCTTTATCTTTCTGAGTGATCTCGTGCGTCACGTGGCACGGCCGCTGCAGGTGGATTTTCTGGTCGCCTCGTCCTACGGCGATGCCATGGAATCCAGCGGCGTGGTACGTTTGCTCTACGATCCGGAAACGGAATTGGAAGGCAAACACATTCTACTTGTTGAAGACATCGTGGATTCCGGCCGCACGCTCAACCGTCTCATCGAGCTGCTTGGTGAACGGAAGCCGCGCTCGCTGGAGATCTGCACGTTGTTGCACAAGCACATTGCGACTGAGCTCCATCACCCCACGCGGTTCATCGGGTTCGATGCCCCGCACGAATTTCTGGTCGGGTACGGGTTGGATCATGCCGAGAACTTTCGGCACCTGCCGTACGTGGCCAGTCTGCAGTAA